From a single Serratia surfactantfaciens genomic region:
- the rpsO gene encoding 30S ribosomal protein S15: MSLSVEAKAQIVADFGRGTNDSGSTEVQVALLTAQINHLQGHFSEHKKDHHSRRGLLRMVSQRRKLLDYLKRKDVARYTSLIERLGLRR; the protein is encoded by the coding sequence ATGTCTCTAAGTGTTGAAGCTAAAGCTCAAATCGTAGCTGATTTCGGTCGTGGTACTAACGACAGCGGTTCTACCGAAGTTCAGGTTGCCCTGCTGACTGCGCAGATCAACCATCTGCAAGGCCACTTCTCCGAGCACAAAAAAGATCACCACAGCCGTCGTGGTCTGCTGCGTATGGTTTCTCAGCGTCGTAAGCTGCTGGACTACCTGAAGCGTAAAGATGTAGCACGTTACACCAGCCTGATCGAGCGTCTGGGTCTGCGTCGCTAA
- the pnp gene encoding polyribonucleotide nucleotidyltransferase has product MLTPIIRKFQYGQHTVTIETGMMARQATAAVMVSMDDTAVFVTVVGQKKAKPGQSFFPLTVNYQERTYAAGRIPGSFFRREGRPSEGETLTSRLIDRPIRPLFPDNFLNEVQVIATVVSVNPQVNPDIVAMIGASAALSLSGIPFNGPIGAARVGYINDQYVLNPTTDELKESRLDLVVAGTAGAVLMVESEADVLSEDQMLGAVVFGHDQQQVVIENINALVAEAGKPKWDWQAPAVNEALHARVAELAEARLGDAYHITEKQERYAQVDAIKDSVVETLLAQDETLDAGEIQDILGNVEKNVVRSRVLRGEPRIDGREKDMIRGLDVRTGVLPRTHGSALFTRGETQALVTATLGTARDAQNLDELMGEKTDSFLFHYNFPPYSVGETGMVGSPKRREIGHGRLAKRGVLAMMPKPEDFPYTVRVVSEITESNGSSSMASVCGASLALMDAGVPIKAAVAGIAMGLVKEADNFVVLSDILGDEDHLGDMDFKVAGSRDGITALQMDIKIEGITREIMQVALNQAKGARLHILGVMEQAISTPRGDISEFAPRIHTIRINPDKIKDVIGKGGSVIRALTEETGTTIEIEDDGTVKIAATDGEKAKFAIRRIEEITAEIEVGRIYQGKVTRIVDFGAFVAIGGGKEGLVHISQIADKRVEKVTDYLQMGQEVPVKVLEVDRQGRVRLSIKEAMAPEAGSPAPEAE; this is encoded by the coding sequence TTGCTGACACCGATCATTCGCAAATTCCAGTATGGCCAGCATACCGTCACCATCGAAACCGGTATGATGGCTCGTCAGGCCACCGCCGCCGTTATGGTGAGCATGGATGACACCGCCGTCTTCGTTACCGTTGTTGGCCAGAAAAAAGCCAAGCCGGGCCAGAGCTTCTTCCCGCTGACCGTTAACTACCAAGAGCGTACCTACGCCGCTGGTCGTATCCCGGGCAGCTTCTTCCGTCGCGAAGGCCGTCCGAGCGAAGGCGAGACCCTGACTTCCCGTCTGATTGACCGTCCGATCCGTCCACTGTTCCCGGACAACTTCCTGAACGAAGTTCAGGTGATCGCGACCGTGGTTTCCGTTAACCCGCAGGTGAACCCGGACATCGTTGCGATGATCGGTGCCTCTGCCGCCCTGAGCCTGTCCGGTATTCCGTTCAACGGCCCAATCGGCGCAGCGCGCGTAGGTTACATCAACGATCAGTACGTGCTGAACCCGACGACCGACGAGCTGAAAGAAAGCCGTCTGGACCTGGTGGTTGCTGGTACTGCCGGTGCGGTGCTGATGGTTGAATCCGAAGCGGACGTGCTGAGCGAAGATCAGATGCTGGGTGCCGTGGTATTCGGCCACGACCAGCAGCAAGTGGTTATCGAGAACATCAACGCTCTGGTTGCCGAAGCCGGCAAACCGAAGTGGGATTGGCAGGCGCCTGCGGTCAACGAAGCGCTGCACGCGCGCGTGGCTGAACTGGCCGAAGCTCGCCTGGGCGACGCTTACCACATCACCGAAAAACAAGAGCGTTACGCTCAGGTTGACGCGATCAAAGACAGCGTAGTTGAAACCCTGCTGGCGCAGGACGAAACGCTGGACGCCGGCGAAATCCAGGACATCCTGGGCAACGTCGAGAAGAACGTGGTGCGCAGCCGCGTACTGCGTGGCGAGCCGCGTATCGACGGCCGTGAAAAAGACATGATCCGTGGCCTGGACGTGCGCACCGGCGTACTGCCGCGCACCCACGGTTCCGCGCTGTTCACCCGTGGCGAAACTCAGGCGCTGGTTACCGCGACCCTGGGCACCGCGCGCGACGCCCAGAACCTGGACGAGCTGATGGGCGAGAAGACCGACAGCTTCCTGTTCCACTACAACTTCCCTCCGTACTCCGTAGGCGAAACCGGCATGGTCGGTTCTCCTAAGCGTCGTGAAATCGGTCACGGTCGCCTGGCGAAACGCGGCGTATTGGCTATGATGCCTAAACCGGAAGATTTCCCGTACACGGTTCGCGTGGTGTCTGAAATCACCGAATCCAACGGTTCTTCTTCCATGGCTTCCGTGTGCGGCGCGTCTCTGGCGCTGATGGACGCCGGTGTGCCAATCAAGGCCGCCGTTGCGGGTATCGCGATGGGCCTGGTGAAAGAAGCCGATAACTTTGTGGTTCTGTCCGACATTCTGGGTGACGAAGATCACCTGGGCGACATGGACTTCAAAGTGGCCGGTAGCCGCGACGGTATCACCGCGCTGCAGATGGACATCAAAATCGAAGGCATCACCCGCGAAATCATGCAGGTGGCTCTGAACCAGGCCAAGGGCGCGCGTCTGCACATCCTGGGCGTAATGGAACAGGCTATCAGCACCCCACGCGGCGATATCTCCGAATTCGCACCGCGTATTCATACTATCCGCATCAACCCGGATAAGATTAAAGACGTGATCGGTAAGGGCGGTTCCGTTATCCGCGCGCTGACCGAAGAGACTGGCACTACCATCGAAATTGAAGATGATGGTACAGTTAAAATCGCAGCGACCGACGGTGAGAAGGCGAAATTCGCTATCCGTCGTATCGAAGAGATCACGGCAGAGATCGAAGTGGGCCGTATTTACCAGGGTAAAGTGACCCGTATCGTTGATTTCGGCGCGTTCGTCGCTATCGGCGGTGGTAAAGAAGGTCTGGTGCACATTTCTCAGATCGCCGACAAGCGCGTCGAGAAAGTGACCGACTATCTGCAGATGGGTCAGGAAGTGCCGGTTAAGGTACTGGAAGTTGACCGTCAGGGCCGCGTGCGTCTGAGCATCAAAGAAGCGATGGCGCCGGAAGCAGGTTCACCTGCGCCTGAAGCAGAATAA